In the genome of bacterium, one region contains:
- a CDS encoding 4Fe-4S binding protein: protein MPIKIDYEKCCWKDGKCTSCECGGECDGCVEVCPVDALERKIKLGYDAEACIDCGACVDACEHKAITLIEN from the coding sequence ATGCCTATAAAAATTGATTATGAAAAATGTTGCTGGAAAGACGGTAAGTGTACATCGTGTGAATGCGGCGGCGAATGTGACGGTTGTGTTGAGGTTTGTCCCGTTGACGCATTGGAGCGGAAGATAAAATTGGGATATGATGCGGAAGCTTGCATTGATTGTGGCGCTTGTGTTGATGCCTGCGAACATAAAGCGATTACATTAATTGAAAATTAA
- a CDS encoding nucleoside deaminase, giving the protein MNEFMRVAIDEANEGLSEGGIPIGAVIVYGGKIIGRGHNRRVQKGSAILHAEMDALENAKRQPASVYKECVLYTTLSPCPMCSGAIILYGIKQVVVGENKMFMGDEEHLKSKGVDVEVLQDETCIAMMRKFISENPKLWNEDIGV; this is encoded by the coding sequence ATAAATGAATTTATGAGAGTGGCTATAGATGAAGCTAACGAGGGCTTGAGTGAGGGAGGAATACCTATAGGCGCTGTTATTGTTTATGGCGGGAAGATAATTGGTCGGGGGCATAACAGGCGCGTGCAGAAAGGAAGCGCTATTTTACACGCCGAGATGGATGCTCTGGAAAACGCGAAGCGCCAACCTGCATCAGTATATAAAGAATGCGTTTTATATACTACGCTTTCACCATGTCCGATGTGTTCGGGCGCCATAATATTGTATGGTATCAAGCAGGTTGTTGTCGGCGAGAATAAGATGTTTATGGGAGATGAAGAACATCTTAAGTCAAAAGGTGTAGATGTGGAAGTATTGCAGGATGAAACGTGCATAGCAATGATGCGAAAATTTATTAGCGAAAATCCAAAGCTTTGGAACGAGGATATAGGAGTTTAA
- a CDS encoding extracellular solute-binding protein — protein MEKEILKFWLMPNSGFETAEIIDTEIKEFTKKNPSIDVQYDIIPWARAWERIVEHIKNKSCPDVIQIGNSWSGTLSMFKSFADISKYKKEIIKKNSLFDVAGSSPLTSNDGNNCLPWFADIRILYYRKDILEKYHIPTEWLDTWEGIVHVCEKLKKIDAQGISPIGVSGQFEQTLVQDIACWIWNAGGDFFSRDKGEILINQKESIDGMKFYFDLINNYSSKEALLKNYSYVADNFFLRDKYALYFSNPWHLVTFLSKNNPHFSKKLHKKIGIALFPKGTLRRTTFRGGSDLAIMKSTSMFKESLELIKFLVSRQSQARYCKNIGMLPSNMKAFESIYIQNTTQKKILKESYKIGRGFPNHLYWGSMEIIVARSFSKIMKKIADNRYSHNILKKEIDYLAEQMEYVINL, from the coding sequence ATGGAAAAAGAAATTCTAAAATTCTGGTTGATGCCCAATTCGGGCTTTGAAACCGCAGAGATAATCGATACGGAAATTAAAGAGTTCACAAAAAAGAATCCATCCATCGACGTTCAGTACGATATTATTCCTTGGGCGCGCGCTTGGGAAAGGATTGTAGAACACATTAAAAATAAATCCTGCCCCGATGTTATCCAAATAGGCAATTCGTGGAGCGGAACGCTTTCCATGTTTAAATCTTTTGCCGATATTTCAAAATATAAAAAAGAAATAATAAAAAAAAATTCTTTGTTTGATGTTGCCGGCTCTTCTCCGCTGACAAGTAATGACGGCAATAACTGCCTTCCGTGGTTCGCTGATATACGCATTTTATATTATCGAAAAGATATTTTAGAGAAATACCATATCCCCACAGAATGGCTGGATACGTGGGAAGGAATTGTTCATGTTTGCGAGAAACTAAAAAAAATAGACGCACAAGGTATATCCCCAATTGGAGTTTCGGGGCAATTTGAACAGACGCTTGTCCAAGATATTGCCTGCTGGATATGGAACGCGGGCGGAGATTTCTTCTCTAGAGACAAGGGGGAAATCTTAATAAATCAAAAAGAGTCAATCGACGGCATGAAGTTTTATTTTGACTTAATTAACAACTATTCTTCTAAGGAAGCTCTGCTTAAAAACTACAGCTATGTCGCAGACAACTTTTTCTTAAGGGATAAATATGCGCTGTATTTCTCGAACCCGTGGCACCTCGTGACCTTCCTGAGCAAAAACAATCCACATTTCAGTAAAAAGTTGCACAAAAAGATAGGCATAGCTTTATTTCCTAAGGGCACTCTTCGGAGAACTACTTTTCGCGGAGGTAGCGACCTTGCTATTATGAAGTCTACTTCTATGTTTAAGGAATCTCTTGAATTGATTAAATTTCTGGTTTCCAGACAGTCCCAGGCAAGATATTGCAAAAATATCGGAATGCTCCCGTCAAATATGAAAGCTTTTGAATCAATATATATACAAAATACAACCCAGAAGAAAATACTAAAAGAATCCTACAAAATAGGTAGGGGATTCCCTAATCATTTATACTGGGGCAGCATGGAAATAATTGTGGCGCGGTCTTTCTCCAAAATAATGAAGAAAATTGCGGATAACAGATACAGCCATAATATTTTAAAGAAAGAGATTGACTATCTTGCGGAACAGATGGAATACGTAATAAATTTATAA
- a CDS encoding sensor domain-containing diguanylate cyclase, translating into MKRIKEILRINRHLKVLNRISQNFHSFNDIKIPLKMVIENILKEMKLDETTILLYKKESKALYSILFATERGIQEGEEFILIEPNDFFASLLSNETKYEYLPKEFTLYIPIKYRNLPIGILRARNDISKKPINKKYIQLLVDYTNIIAAGIYDANRSSENQKFLNKLVALSNITMSAISTLEKKRILGIILKDIVMSLGFDRVKLYLINDKGDSLNGVMSFDIRGRIKIIKNEKYPIDKGTNRFYNELIARQKRMFKLNKDIFGLVKVFPMKVKNQIIGFMEVDNIFSRQIISKEDIDYLKLFINQTSIAIENARLYNRVTELSIKDELSGLYNARHFYQQLENELARIERYQNPLAIIMIDIDYFKKYNDNYGHLTGDNIIRDLGEIISNSVRTIDIPARYGGDEFIVLLVNCSLDQAVKVAQRIKRGVDNSNFTFKGKKLKITVSMGVAVHPPRKISGKALVKLADSSLYKAKQAGRNKIYPS; encoded by the coding sequence ATGAAGAGAATAAAAGAGATTCTGCGGATTAACAGGCACTTGAAAGTATTAAATCGAATCAGCCAGAATTTCCATTCTTTTAACGATATAAAAATACCATTGAAGATGGTTATAGAAAATATCTTAAAAGAGATGAAACTTGATGAAACCACAATACTTTTATACAAGAAAGAAAGCAAAGCTCTCTACTCTATTTTATTTGCTACCGAAAGAGGCATTCAAGAGGGAGAAGAATTTATACTGATAGAGCCGAACGACTTTTTTGCTTCTCTTTTATCCAATGAAACAAAATATGAGTATTTGCCGAAAGAGTTCACCCTCTACATCCCGATAAAGTATAGAAATTTGCCTATTGGTATTCTGCGGGCAAGAAACGATATATCAAAAAAACCGATTAATAAGAAATATATCCAACTTCTGGTTGATTACACAAATATAATTGCAGCCGGGATATATGATGCCAACAGGTCTTCTGAAAATCAGAAGTTTCTAAATAAGTTAGTGGCATTATCAAACATCACTATGTCAGCCATCAGCACTCTGGAGAAAAAAAGAATATTGGGCATTATTTTAAAAGATATTGTTATGAGTCTCGGATTTGACAGGGTAAAACTTTACCTTATAAATGACAAAGGGGACTCATTAAACGGAGTTATGTCATTTGATATAAGGGGAAGAATAAAAATCATAAAAAATGAGAAATATCCTATCGACAAGGGAACAAACAGGTTTTATAACGAGTTAATTGCGCGGCAAAAAAGAATGTTTAAATTAAATAAAGACATTTTTGGGCTGGTTAAAGTTTTCCCTATGAAAGTTAAAAACCAGATTATCGGGTTTATGGAAGTGGACAATATTTTCAGCCGTCAGATTATCAGCAAGGAAGACATAGATTATCTTAAATTATTCATTAATCAGACGAGCATTGCGATAGAAAACGCCCGCCTTTACAACAGGGTAACGGAACTTTCAATAAAAGATGAACTTTCGGGTCTTTATAATGCCCGCCATTTCTATCAGCAATTAGAAAATGAACTGGCAAGGATAGAAAGATACCAAAACCCTCTTGCTATAATTATGATAGATATCGACTACTTCAAAAAATACAACGATAATTACGGACATCTGACAGGCGACAATATTATAAGGGATCTCGGTGAAATAATTTCCAACAGCGTGCGAACAATTGATATCCCGGCGCGTTACGGCGGGGACGAATTCATAGTCCTATTAGTTAACTGTTCGCTTGACCAGGCGGTTAAAGTCGCCCAAAGAATTAAAAGGGGAGTTGACAATAGCAATTTTACGTTTAAAGGAAAAAAATTAAAGATTACAGTAAGCATGGGAGTAGCAGTCCATCCCCCCAGAAAAATATCAGGTAAGGCTCTTGTGAAATTAGCAGACAGTTCTCTTTATAAAGCAAAACAGGCAGGAAGAAACAAAATCTACCCGAGTTAG